Proteins encoded by one window of Candidatus Cloacimonadota bacterium:
- the ricT gene encoding regulatory iron-sulfur-containing complex subunit RicT — MKKIVEVRFKFDRRAYYSNPNDIPIYLNEYVIVQADKGADIGRVSAFNIFPEKINAKRFVIYDIIRKANKEDITALEKIREKEENAKKVFLNILINFPFNMKLIESEFQFDGNRLTFYFMSETRIDFRTFVRELAKEFRTRIELRQINSRQQMKYLGGIGRCGRELCCKKMNLYTSKANIQMAKLQNFTTTNSKITGLCGKTLCCLAFEQEVYEEKAKDFPLIGDFVKYENKNTRVVKNNYLKSEVVLADEDGMKSSITLDKYLNLLTRKEEPAQSKEKIQEKTRKNRKKSNYSNSEKDDSGHKQKQKKDNENVRHVKKYRKPPSKTPVTSTSKKSKTGEKRKKKFKRKFMRKPKTEKQKVGNILKKNSSKSDNTDNVKPQKKKKFTGKHFSSKKTLIFSKKNINRKNDHNSNERRD; from the coding sequence ATGAAAAAAATAGTTGAAGTACGATTTAAATTTGACCGAAGAGCATATTATTCAAACCCCAATGATATTCCGATCTATCTTAATGAATATGTGATTGTTCAGGCAGACAAAGGTGCAGATATCGGGAGAGTTTCCGCTTTCAATATATTTCCTGAGAAAATAAATGCAAAGCGATTTGTAATTTATGATATTATCCGAAAAGCGAATAAAGAAGACATTACTGCCCTTGAAAAAATACGAGAAAAAGAAGAAAATGCAAAAAAAGTATTCCTTAATATTTTGATCAATTTTCCATTTAACATGAAACTAATTGAGTCAGAATTTCAGTTTGATGGCAATAGATTGACTTTTTATTTCATGTCCGAAACGCGGATAGATTTCAGAACTTTTGTTCGAGAATTGGCAAAAGAATTTCGCACAAGGATTGAGTTGCGACAAATTAATTCTCGTCAACAAATGAAGTATCTCGGAGGAATTGGGCGTTGCGGAAGAGAACTCTGTTGCAAGAAGATGAACCTTTATACAAGCAAAGCAAATATTCAAATGGCTAAGTTGCAAAATTTTACTACAACAAATTCAAAAATTACAGGTTTATGTGGAAAAACTCTGTGTTGCCTTGCCTTTGAGCAGGAAGTTTATGAAGAAAAAGCTAAAGATTTTCCTTTAATTGGAGATTTTGTCAAATATGAGAACAAAAATACACGAGTTGTAAAAAATAACTATCTCAAATCCGAAGTAGTTCTTGCTGATGAAGATGGCATGAAATCCTCAATTACTCTTGACAAATACTTAAACCTATTAACCCGAAAAGAAGAGCCTGCTCAATCCAAAGAAAAAATTCAAGAAAAAACCCGGAAAAATAGAAAAAAATCAAATTATTCAAACTCAGAAAAGGATGACTCCGGGCACAAACAAAAACAAAAAAAGGATAATGAAAATGTCAGGCATGTAAAAAAATATCGTAAGCCCCCCAGTAAAACGCCCGTAACTTCAACATCAAAAAAGAGTAAAACCGGAGAAAAAAGAAAGAAAAAATTCAAAAGAAAATTCATGCGAAAACCAAAAACAGAGAAACAGAAAGTTGGAAATATTTTAAAAAAAAATTCCTCTAAATCGGATAATACTGATAATGTAAAACCCCAAAAGAAAAAGAAGTTTACCGGTAAACATTTTTCTTCCAAAAAAACCCTAATCTTTTCCAAAAAAAATATTAATAGAAAAAATGATCACAACAGTAATGAAAGGCGGGACTGA
- a CDS encoding putative sugar nucleotidyl transferase: MKLTIFEDEKWQNFLPLTYTRPSFDLKCGILKLRQKVEHYFPKTESTYLIRKELEEFYKERFPNKEVNSLQRGIHLFVNGRILIDDIIAQKLHQLPMNTALFHEDECVAFKTIIKVSGDFLPSDIKELLTQLSKEKTKIKTMHQIWELVDLNKDEILNDSKRILREKINHIVPDSSYHLVNLDEIFVGSNTKIEPNVLLDASDGPVIIDDGTTVMANTVIKGPTYIGKNCQVKIGAKIYEGVSVGKFSKIGGEIEETIIQSYSNKQHDGFLGHAYLGEWVNIGADTNNSDLKNNYRYVKAYDYPSKTFISTDLQFFGLIMGDHSKTGINTMFNTGCVVGVGCNLYSSELFSGFIPSFSWGKGSKLSDYKPNKILVTADIVKQRRGLFLSKNEEKILHNCYNSSKQLRKIFNGR; the protein is encoded by the coding sequence ATGAAACTAACAATTTTTGAAGATGAAAAATGGCAAAATTTTTTGCCTTTAACTTATACTCGTCCATCTTTTGACCTTAAATGTGGGATTTTAAAGCTGCGTCAGAAAGTGGAGCATTATTTCCCCAAAACAGAATCCACATATCTGATAAGAAAAGAATTGGAAGAATTTTATAAAGAAAGATTTCCGAATAAAGAAGTAAATTCATTACAAAGAGGAATTCATCTTTTCGTTAATGGTAGAATTCTTATTGATGATATAATTGCCCAAAAACTTCACCAACTGCCTATGAATACCGCTCTTTTTCATGAAGATGAGTGCGTTGCTTTTAAAACTATCATAAAAGTAAGTGGCGATTTTTTACCATCAGATATTAAAGAGTTATTAACCCAACTTTCTAAAGAAAAGACCAAAATTAAAACTATGCATCAAATTTGGGAATTAGTGGATTTGAACAAGGATGAAATTTTGAATGATAGTAAAAGGATTTTGCGAGAAAAAATAAATCACATTGTACCGGATTCCTCATACCATCTTGTAAATTTAGATGAAATTTTTGTGGGAAGTAATACTAAAATTGAGCCGAATGTTCTACTCGATGCTTCCGATGGTCCCGTGATAATTGATGATGGAACTACTGTTATGGCAAACACCGTTATAAAAGGTCCGACTTACATTGGGAAAAATTGTCAAGTAAAAATCGGAGCAAAAATTTATGAAGGTGTTAGTGTTGGTAAATTTTCGAAAATCGGAGGAGAAATTGAAGAAACGATAATTCAATCTTATTCAAACAAGCAACATGATGGTTTTTTGGGGCACGCCTATCTCGGAGAATGGGTAAATATCGGCGCCGATACAAATAATAGCGATTTGAAGAATAATTATAGGTATGTAAAAGCGTATGACTATCCGAGTAAGACGTTCATCTCTACGGACCTCCAATTTTTTGGTTTAATTATGGGAGATCATTCAAAGACTGGGATAAACACTATGTTCAATACCGGTTGTGTGGTCGGTGTAGGCTGTAATCTTTATTCTTCCGAACTATTTAGTGGTTTTATTCCATCATTCAGTTGGGGTAAGGGTTCAAAACTATCAGATTATAAACCTAACAAGATATTGGTTACAGCAGATATTGTAAAACAAAGAAGAGGTTTATTCCTTAGTAAAAACGAGGAAAAAATTCTTCACAATTGTTATAATTCATCAAAGCAGTTACGTAAGATATTTAATGGAAGATAA
- the meaB gene encoding methylmalonyl Co-A mutase-associated GTPase MeaB yields the protein MKIKEQTENLIKGDFRAAAKLITCLDDKKMSAEIIKLIHPYRKKNYVIGITGAPGAGKSTLTDKLIRCFRKQDKTVGVIAVDPTSPFSGGAVLGDRIRLQDHATDEKVFIRSMGTRGHLGGLSSATNNAITILSVLGCDVIILETVGVGQSEVEVMKVADSVILILTPEIGDSIQIMKAGIMEIGDIFVVNKSDRLGKDRIVSEIKMMRELSNKKTDYQSTIIETVANKNEGIENLFKEILLHKDYLYSTNLIDIKRKNRIEKEIENIINDKILEEISAKMLSKEDIAQIVDKVYNKEIDPFTMANVIIENYISKNIIDKR from the coding sequence ATGAAAATTAAAGAGCAAACCGAGAATCTTATTAAAGGTGATTTTCGGGCAGCGGCAAAATTAATTACCTGTCTGGATGATAAAAAGATGAGTGCTGAAATCATTAAATTGATTCACCCTTATCGGAAAAAAAATTACGTGATCGGGATTACCGGAGCACCTGGTGCTGGGAAAAGCACACTCACGGATAAACTAATCAGATGTTTCCGTAAGCAAGATAAAACCGTGGGGGTGATCGCAGTTGATCCTACAAGCCCTTTTTCCGGCGGAGCAGTTCTTGGTGATAGAATACGGCTGCAAGATCACGCCACAGATGAAAAAGTTTTCATCAGAAGTATGGGCACCAGAGGTCATCTCGGCGGTTTGTCATCAGCTACAAATAATGCAATTACCATCTTATCGGTGCTTGGTTGTGATGTGATCATTCTCGAAACAGTGGGAGTGGGGCAATCTGAAGTGGAAGTTATGAAAGTTGCTGACTCTGTGATTCTGATTCTCACACCTGAAATAGGTGATAGCATCCAGATTATGAAAGCTGGAATTATGGAAATCGGTGATATTTTTGTTGTGAATAAAAGTGATAGGCTCGGAAAGGATAGAATCGTTTCCGAAATTAAAATGATGCGTGAACTTTCCAATAAAAAAACAGATTATCAATCCACAATCATCGAAACTGTGGCAAATAAAAATGAAGGCATTGAAAATTTATTCAAAGAAATTTTACTTCATAAAGATTATCTGTATTCAACAAATTTGATTGATATAAAACGCAAAAATCGTATTGAGAAAGAAATAGAAAATATTATCAATGATAAAATATTAGAAGAAATTAGTGCAAAGATGCTTTCGAAAGAAGATATTGCCCAAATTGTGGATAAGGTTTACAATAAAGAAATTGATCCATTCACAATGGCAAATGTTATTATCGAAAATTATATTTCCAAAAACATTATTGATAAAAGGTAA
- a CDS encoding DUF4911 domain-containing protein: MNFERISEKIISDGSTEIMLKIGSKDLILLGYILEAFEGFCNFTTADRKKMQVKIVATQYYVNDINRILTFLKKFNPNVC, translated from the coding sequence ATGAATTTCGAGAGAATATCAGAGAAAATAATTAGCGACGGTTCTACCGAAATTATGCTTAAAATCGGCTCAAAAGATTTGATTCTCCTTGGCTATATTTTGGAAGCTTTTGAGGGATTCTGTAATTTCACAACTGCGGATAGAAAGAAAATGCAAGTAAAAATCGTCGCAACCCAATATTATGTGAATGATATAAATAGAATTTTGACTTTTTTAAAAAAATTTAATCCAAATGTGTGTTAG
- the lon gene encoding endopeptidase La, protein MDTEKIIENVLPVIPARNVVIFPKMILPMVIGRSRSIKAINKAFDSDKLILCVAQISSKTETPKQEDIYSTGVVCEILQLLKMPDGTISILIEGLQRAQIKKLIDDGKYLRAEIELVFIQELEKKSENAALMKTLEIEFKEYVKFSKSFPEEALIAYENLDSDRDKVDLITGNIDMEISTKQELLEVHLFERMIRLIEMISKEVEIHKIRKKIESEVKSKLSKTQREYFLHQEIQTIKEELGVLKDETGEVNELKKKFKKLKLSPEAKEKVSHELKKLKRTNPISPEYSVSLNYLNWIADMPWGSKGKKKSFKLEKAEKILDIDHYGLKKVKERILEFLAVLKIAKKVKGQILCLVGPPGVGKTSLGKSIARAMNRRFERLSLGGVRDEAEIRGHRKTYIGAMPGVIVRAMKKAGVQNPVIMLDEVDKMSTDFRGDPSAALLEVLDPEQNFEFHDHYLEIPYDLSKVLFITTANTLYSIPIPLQDRMEIIKLPGYTEFEKEKIAKGFLLPKQLKNHGISEKLNVSFSDNAILKIIRNYTREAGVRELDRNIASILRKIIRGYLKKKSKINFVVNSKSIIKYLGVEKYRRQDNHKNNQIGVANGLAWTSVGGEMLNVEALLIDGKGTISLTGKLGDVMKESANAALSYSRAHYEEFGIDKNFFKDKDIHIHVPEGAIPKDGPSAGITIALALISAFSKRKIKANFAMTGEITLMGKVLPIGGLEEKLVAAKRARIENIIIPKDNIYELKEVRKQIKRGLNIIAVENMKEVVNLALE, encoded by the coding sequence ATGGATACTGAAAAAATAATTGAAAACGTCTTGCCTGTTATTCCGGCAAGAAATGTTGTTATATTCCCCAAAATGATCTTACCGATGGTAATTGGTAGAAGCAGATCAATCAAAGCGATTAACAAGGCTTTTGATTCTGACAAATTAATCTTGTGTGTTGCCCAGATTTCTTCCAAAACAGAAACGCCAAAGCAGGAAGATATTTATTCTACGGGAGTAGTTTGTGAAATACTTCAATTGCTGAAGATGCCGGATGGAACAATTAGTATTCTAATTGAAGGCTTACAGCGAGCTCAAATAAAAAAATTAATTGACGATGGGAAATACCTTAGAGCCGAGATCGAATTAGTTTTTATCCAAGAATTGGAAAAAAAATCTGAAAATGCTGCCCTAATGAAAACATTGGAAATTGAATTTAAAGAATATGTAAAATTTTCAAAATCATTTCCGGAAGAAGCTCTAATTGCCTATGAAAATCTTGATAGTGATAGGGACAAGGTAGATTTGATTACCGGAAATATTGATATGGAAATTTCTACTAAACAGGAACTTCTTGAAGTGCATTTGTTTGAAAGAATGATTCGCTTAATAGAAATGATATCAAAAGAAGTTGAGATACATAAAATCAGAAAAAAAATTGAATCGGAAGTGAAGAGTAAATTAAGTAAAACTCAGCGAGAATATTTTTTACATCAAGAAATTCAAACAATTAAGGAGGAATTGGGAGTCTTAAAAGATGAAACCGGAGAAGTTAATGAACTGAAGAAGAAATTCAAAAAATTAAAATTAAGTCCGGAAGCAAAAGAAAAAGTTTCACATGAATTAAAAAAATTGAAAAGAACCAACCCTATTTCTCCCGAATATTCTGTAAGTTTAAATTATCTTAATTGGATTGCAGATATGCCATGGGGTTCAAAAGGAAAAAAAAAATCATTCAAATTAGAGAAAGCGGAAAAAATTCTTGATATAGATCACTACGGGTTGAAAAAAGTAAAAGAACGTATTCTCGAGTTTCTTGCAGTTTTGAAAATTGCTAAAAAAGTAAAAGGACAAATTCTATGTCTTGTTGGTCCTCCCGGTGTGGGTAAAACATCGTTGGGAAAGTCTATTGCCAGAGCAATGAACAGGAGATTTGAACGACTTTCTCTTGGTGGAGTTCGTGATGAAGCAGAAATTCGTGGACATAGAAAAACCTATATCGGAGCAATGCCGGGTGTGATTGTTCGGGCAATGAAAAAAGCAGGTGTTCAAAATCCGGTTATTATGCTGGATGAAGTAGATAAAATGAGCACTGATTTTCGGGGTGATCCGTCCGCTGCCTTGCTCGAAGTTCTTGATCCGGAACAGAATTTTGAATTCCACGACCATTACCTCGAAATACCTTACGACCTTTCCAAAGTACTTTTTATTACAACTGCAAACACTTTATATTCCATCCCGATTCCTTTGCAAGACAGGATGGAAATTATAAAATTGCCAGGTTATACAGAGTTTGAAAAGGAGAAAATCGCAAAAGGATTTTTGCTTCCGAAACAGTTGAAAAATCATGGAATTTCAGAAAAGTTGAACGTTAGTTTTTCTGATAATGCAATTTTAAAAATCATTCGGAATTATACGAGGGAAGCCGGAGTGCGTGAATTAGATAGAAATATCGCCTCAATTTTGAGGAAAATAATTCGCGGATACCTAAAAAAAAAATCAAAGATAAATTTTGTTGTTAATTCAAAATCAATAATTAAATATCTTGGTGTGGAAAAATATCGCCGTCAGGATAATCATAAGAATAATCAGATTGGAGTTGCTAATGGATTGGCATGGACATCGGTTGGCGGAGAGATGCTTAATGTGGAAGCACTGCTTATTGATGGGAAAGGGACAATTTCTCTAACGGGAAAACTTGGCGACGTTATGAAGGAATCTGCGAACGCAGCTTTGAGTTATTCTCGAGCACACTATGAAGAATTCGGTATTGATAAAAATTTTTTCAAAGATAAGGATATTCATATTCATGTTCCTGAAGGTGCCATTCCAAAAGATGGTCCCTCTGCGGGTATTACTATCGCTTTGGCTCTAATTTCTGCTTTTTCCAAACGAAAGATTAAAGCTAATTTCGCTATGACAGGTGAAATTACCCTGATGGGAAAAGTGCTTCCTATCGGTGGATTGGAAGAAAAGCTCGTAGCAGCAAAAAGAGCAAGAATCGAAAATATTATCATCCCTAAAGACAATATTTATGAATTAAAAGAGGTTCGTAAACAGATCAAAAGGGGTTTGAATATAATCGCTGTTGAAAATATGAAAGAGGTTGTCAACCTCGCCTTGGAGTAA